DNA sequence from the Leopardus geoffroyi isolate Oge1 chromosome A3, O.geoffroyi_Oge1_pat1.0, whole genome shotgun sequence genome:
gattctgtgtctccctctctctctctctgttcctcccccgctctcactctgcctctctctctctcaaaaataaaataaacgtaaaaaaaaaaaagattaaaagtaaatacatttgtAAGGAGAGCAATTAGGAATGCTATTCATCTGACTTTTTGTCAGATCTCTAGCATTTAGGGTTAATTGACAAGCTAATATCTACATTCACTGCAGTTGTTGACATTTTCcctcttgtttttgttcttttcggAGGcaaattctgtcctttttttttttaaatggttaattttttgtgtgtgtttatttctgagagagagagtgcaaacaggagaGGTGCAGGGGTTGGGGGGCCAGAGgactgaagtgggttctgtgctgacagcagacagtccaatgaggggctcggGCTCCCGAAGCGTGAGataaattatgacctgagcgaaagttggacgctcaatcaactgagccaccccattGCCCCTAGGGGGCAAATTCTGTGTAGAAAGGCTCTCTCACTgattactttttttctgaaagagcTAAAATGACAAAAGCACtataaaacatatacattatCATTACCTTTAAGAATAAtgtggtaggggcacctgggtggctcagtgggttaagcatccaactcttgaactcagttcaggccttgatctcagggtcctgagttcaagccccggtcGTGAGTTCATGccgggcatgaagcctacttaaaaaaaaaaaaaaaagaagaatttggtaAAGGTTTATACCCTGCCCAACCGCTAGTTTTTTGAAGTAGATGTTAACGATAGTGATACCTTGATTAGTATCGGTGTTAACTATTATTAGCAGTGTTAACTGCATAGGAGCAGTCACTGCTATACGTAGAGTCATGTGAGCAGCAAAAACTTTGAACACTGTACACGTGTGAACAGAATGCAGTACTTTCTGTTCCTCATTCTGTCATGCACAGTGGACTCGACAAAAAAGTAGTTCTCCGTTGGATTCTGGCAGACAGATTCCTCTTTTCCTACTTATATGACCAGGACCGTGTCCTCAGACACTTTCCCTTTCCGTTTTCTTACCCCCAAGAGACCTTCAACTTCACGTCTACCATTGCTACCTCTTACTCCTTGGTGTCCTGGGTGGTAGAATATAACAGAGAGCAATGTTTCCAAGCCGCAGCTTGAAGGTGGCCTACCCAGCACATTGGACGGTTCTCTGCTGATGGAGTGGGAGGACTGAAGGCGGCTGGTAGTATGTGCACGTAACTGTCATGTTCCGAGCAGCTGGGTGTTTGACATGTTGAATGCCTCCTCGCCAAGGCGCTAGAGTGGCACAATTTCTGGGACAGTTAGAAAACTGGCAACTCCTAAATAGCTCCCTCTCTTTTTACTGGAGCCTCAAATGCCTCTGAGCGGGGCCATAGCTGTTCATTATGCAGTAGGAGATAAAGGGCATAAAATACAAGTCACCTCAGAGAAACAgagcttttaaataataaaatactcagtGGCATTATTTACTGAAAACATATGATGAGAGTCATATCAAATTTCCAGTGGAAATTAAACATTCAAGGTTAGTGATAAAAGAAATCTGTAGAGAAATGATGTTTGGTGTTGGAGGGAGGTGCTACAAGGCAAGCCCAGAGAAAAGGCACAAGTGGCCCAGCTGAGACCGAAAACTGCATGGAGTGGTGcacaagtatttttatttcacctCATGGCATTTAGCTGCTCCCTTCCAGTGAGGAATTTTGAGAAATTTCTGTTAGAATTCTGggaaatttctattattttcacaTGATGGTATTTTGACTCCTGCACGAGTCTTTTGTAATCTGCaaagttaaaaaatggaaacaccatATTTCCATTGagtatcctttttaaaatttttatcttattttattttggtacaTTATAGGTGAGTTTACACCTGAGATGCAGGTGAGAATTCGACAAGAGattgagaaggagaaaaaagtagaGCCATGGAAAGAACAATTCTTTGAAAGCTACTATGGTCAGAGGTAATATCAAGACAGGTTCTATAAACCAAATGTTCATTCCTACGTATATGTCACACAGTGTTTCATCTTGCTACCTTTCTAGAAAATCTGGTCCTcaatttccttcaatttttttcaccAATTCTATTTTaggaagaattattttctttttatgagtcATGGGTGCCCAGAATTAGATTACTTGAATCTTAACACATTACTATTGTGGGTGggatggttttatttaaaaaaaaaaaaaaaaaaaggtgttatcTTGAATTAGAGTCCCTTTCTTTGAATAGGGTGAATAGTTCTTCCAGTGACTTTATAAGTTAAGAGAATACTGAAATTCTGTACATCTTTTCTAGTAGTTAATTATCATCCCACAAGATGATAATTTATCCAGAATCACTGAGGAATCCCATAATATGGATCATTATGCCCAGTGCATCATTAAACAGCTTCTTCTCTGTATAAGGCCCTCTGGGAGATATTCATAGCTGAATCAAGATACAAACCCTGTTCTCAAGGATATgttgtctaaattttttttttctcctaacaaAAAgtccaaataaaattttaaagggaacatTTAAATAGATGGCAGTGGCGCTGTATTGTTCGAAGTAGAATTGAACATCCAGATTCTGTTGGTTtggctcccttctttccttctgcatACCTAATGGCAGTCCTTAAGAACACTCATACCCACAGTTTGAGAACTAATGGCTCTTTTCCTTATCTCCAAGTAGTTCATTGATCCCTTTTATGGTCACTTAGGAAGTAATTCCTACTGAGATTCAGAGTCtcacttattggggcgcctggctggttcaggtATTAGGGCATGcaactcatgatcttggggttgtgagttcaagccccacgttgggtatagagattacttcaaatctttaaaaaaaaaaaaaaaagaaaagaaaaagaatttcacaTATTGATATTTCTCCACTCTTGGTATGAGCTCTGAGCCCTCCCTCCTTAGGCAGATAGAGCATTGTAGCAATTcttgggtttttctgtttttagctcTTATTTTTTGCCAGCTTTTATAGAAGAACTGTGTTTTGGTATTGTATAGTTTTGTTGTTAGCCATTGTGCAGTCCTGATTGAAGTCACCAAAGAGGGTGCCTTGCTTTTGCCCGTTTAAACAATATTCTAAAACACTAGGAGGAGTCTCTAGTGACTCCTACTGAGTAGCTTAGCTCTAGGCCACACTATGGACGTCCCATCAGTTCACTCCTGGGATAGCATTGGTCTTGGAATTATAGAACTATACTAAATGAAGTTTAAACAGGCTTTCCAGAAACTCCCAAGTTCTAATTTTCAATGCTTGGAGAGTCTTGACAGCCAACTCCTGTCTCCTCAGGGGCCCTTAGATTTCTTGGGCCAGCCTTTCTCAGGTGCTGCAGAGCAGAGTTGATCAGGGTTCATGGGTCTTGGTCTGTTTTCACTTCCCTTGTGAGTAGTCTGTGATGCTTGCTTCTAGACAAGGTAGCCCCTCTTATATGCAAAAGTAACgataataattaacattattgAGCTTTAATATGTGCTaggtactgttctaagtactttacatgcattaactTAATAACACCGATAGTATCAAGTGATGAGTCTCAGTATATAACTGAAGAAAGTGAGGTACAGAAGACTAGTGACTTACTCAATGTCACATGGATCTTATCAGAGCCAGGATTTGCATCTAGGCACTCGAACTCCAGAGCTTCACTAATGATGATAATAGTGAAGATAACATGTGAGGAATACCTCCTATGTGTCAGGGTTCCTTCTAGGCATTGCCATATACTATTATCTCATAATGCTTTCAATAACACGAGCCATTTCTCaactagaatatttttttcttccaccttTTAGTTCTGGCCTGAGCCTTGAGGATTCAAAGAAATTAACAGCCTCGCCCAGTGAtctcaaagtaaagaaaaccCCAGCAGAGCAACCAAAATCCATGCTTCCTTCAGAGGCCTCACCTGCCAGTACAGTCCCAGTGATTCCTCAGTTAGAGTCTAAAGAAGAAGTGGCACAAGCACCATCCCCAGTAAGGAAGGAAGAGCATGAAAGCCAAGATCTGGTGCCGCCCAACTCGAAGCCCACAGAGCCCCTGCTGTCCTCAGCAAGCAATACCCAAGAGCTTGGCGGCACTGTTCCCATCAAGTGCCCTAAGGATGATGAGCTCTTGGAGCAGAAGCCAGTTGCCTCTGTTGAACAGGAGTCTGAGAAAGAGAATCATCTCACTACAGTTTCTAATTACAACAAAGATGAAAGCCAAGGAGCTTTAGTTACGTCCCCAAACAAACCCAAGAGTCCTGGGGTGGATAAGCCAGGAATGAAGCCCATAGTGGAAACAGGTCCACAGGAGACCAGTATGAAAGAACCTCCATCAGCCTTGACCGATCACAGCCCAGAGAGCCTTAAGAGGAAATCTTGTCTCCTCCAAGAAGAGGCCCCTGTGAGCTGGGAGAAAAGGCCGCGTGTCACTGAGAATCGCCAGCACCAGCAGCCATTTCACGTCTCGCCACAGCCCTTTCTCAGTAGAGCAGACAGGATCCAGGTGCGAAAAGTACCGCCTCTCAAGGTAAGTGAGTGGGAAGAATTGAGTTTCTGGTCATACTTATTAAATTTCAAgtcatttgtgttatttcttaaTGCAGAAGCAGTTGTATATAGTTGATAAGCATGTAACTGTGGTCTTACAcgaataaaattattaataaacagGCATTTAGAACTCCATTCCTACCGATCTTTTAGTTTTTGAGTAAGTAAGGTACCTGGATATCTAATGTAGACTACGTccgtccacccacccacccctgctgGCTACTCTTATATCTTAAAATAGTTACCGATATTATTCTGTCTCATGTGGCAGAATAAGAAATATGATAAGAGAAGGAAGTCATCGATGTGATTAAAAGATCTGTCTTTGAGGCACCTGGAtcgttcagttggctaagcatctgactcttggttttggctcaggtcatgatctcatggttcatgggtttgagccccgtgtctggctctgcactgatagtgtgaagcctgcttgacattctctttctctcccccccccccccccccccccgctcctcccttgccctctctccctctctctctctccaaataaataaataaacttaaaaaaaaaaaaaaaagatctttgtaGCGAGAGTGATGATATTTAAGTGTACCTTGGCCCTTTTCTTACTGCCATAACTAATTTGATGTTCTGTGGCTCTAGAACTACCTTTagttccacctttttttttttttttttaagtttatttacttattttgagaaagaccaagatagtgtgagtgggggaaaggcagatagagggggagacagaatcccaagcaggcttcacactgtcagcacagagcccgacatggggcttgaactcaaggaaccttgagatcatgacctgagccaaagttggacgctcaacaaactgagccacccaggtgccccatctttttaaaGGAAACGTTTGTGGCTGCCTTGAGTCACTGCTGGTTTCTTGAGAGAAGGTTTCTTCTTAGTAAGGTGGAATAGCCTTGCTAAGCTCTGCTGCTTAGGATACGTCATTAACTTCCATGTTAGTGTTATATTGCTACGTATCAAATCTTTCACATTCGGAAAGCAGTATCGCTAAGATACTATATAAAGACTGCGTTTAACCAATAGTGAGCCCTTTAAAGCCCAAACACATTTTTACTTCTGATATAAAGGTTTAGTAATACTTGGCCTTGTGCTTAATATCAGTTTGTAATCCATTTATTCGTTTGATAAatagtacatttttattaatggtATTTATTAATACTAATGTGTCTACTATGAACCCAGGCACTGGGTATTATTCATTCATATTaggatataaagagaaaaataatccacATAGAaatactccccccaccccccaccccccttttaaTTTAACTTAGTTGAACCAAAGTTGTTCTTTCAGGAAATATCCCTCAGAAACTTTCATTTGCTAGTACTTGACCCATTTCATTTACTACGTGATTTCCCTCTCATTTTGCCTATTACTAATTGTATGACATTCTTCatgacttcttaaaaaatttttttaacattcatttatttttgagagacagagcatgagcatgggaggggcagagagaggaggagacacagaatctgaagcaggctccaggctctgagctgtcagcccagagccctacgcggggctcgaactcacaaactgcgagatcatgacctgagctgaagtcggatgcttaaccaactgagccatccaagtgcccctcttcatgactttttaattttaagatttatacaCTTACAAATatcacccttttaaaaaatttttttgagactttTCTACCATGCATGCTTTGCCAGAGAGTGTGATTTTTATGAAAATCACTTTTACTATTCTTACAGTACTGTggcttgattcttttttttttttttttttttaattaaatgcccTAGAACATCTGTAATAGTTATTTGTTCCTTTAAACTCTGGCAGCTACTAGGAGGGGCCAGACTTTGATGCATTCTAATGAACTCTGATAGCTTCTGAAGTATAGTTTCAAATATGAGTCAGATTCCTTTCAGATACAATATTTCATGATATGAAAATCAGTGGTTTCAAACCTGATAAAAGCATTTTTCCCTAGGGTTCTAATTTGTAAATTTTGGGATAAGACTCAGAGtgcatatagttttaaaaagctccccaAGTAAGTATTAAGCCAGCCAGGGAGGAGAATGACTATAgcaaacatatatattatgtacatccTTCCTCATGGGATGGGCAGAGTGGGGTGTGTCTGTGGAttacacactgtctctgtcttccagTGCTATCTAGAAGCCTCTGTCATTGAGATAATTCAGCCTATATGCTTAAGGGTGCATGGGTGTATGTGTGTAGAGCAGAAGAGAGCAAGAATTTTTCCTTGGACCTTGGAAGGAGAGCTAGGAAGACAAAGACAGTGGTATGCTTCTCACATACACACTTTTGAATGCGCAAATACCGTAGAAAGGTCTGTATCGTAAATAATAAGCAGTTGTGAGCAGTGATGCCGTTAGGAGGGAGTTGTGTTGGGAAAAGAGGTATGGGGATTTGGGGTGGACAGGATGTCGGGGGAGGAGAGACTTTGGCACCACTCTAAGAGGTGGAAGGATCCTGGAGACGAAATCGTGTTGCTGTCTCCGCAGTCTGGTCTCTTGGCCATGGACCTGCCACCATTGCCACTGGTGTTGTGCAGTGTTTACCCTACTGGGAAAATTCAAGTGTTGATGAAGTTCTGTTACTCTTGTAAGTGAAAACTAAGCTCTGgcgttttctttttctccctccttctttcagATCCCTGTCTCCAGAATCTCCCCCATGCCTTTTCCTACATCGCAGGTCTCTCCCAGGGCTCGTTTTCCAGTCTCCATCACTAGTCCTAACAGAACAGGAGCCAGAACTCTTGCAGACATCAAAGCAAAAGCCCAGCTGGTCAAAGCACAGAGggcagcagccgccgccgccgccgccgctgccgccgccgcctcagTTGGAGGGACCATTCCAGGACCTGGCCCGGGGGGTGGACAAGGTCCAGGAGAGGGTGGTGAAAGGAAGCCTGCTAGAGGAGGGAGTCCAGACTCAGACAGAGCCCGTGAACCTGGAAAGGGCCCCGCACTGGAATTGGCAGGAACTGGAAGCAGGGGAGGTACGAGAGAGCTTTTACCCTGTGTTCCAGAGACTCAGCCCCAGTCTGAGACCAAGACCCCAGACCAGGCTCAGCCTCATAGTGTCTCTGGAGCACAActacagcaaaccccctcagtgCCTCCAACACCTGCCATCAGTGGAGCACGCACAAGTGTCCCATCACCAGCCCACACTCACGCACCCCCACCAGCTGTAGGGAAACTGAGTAATGAAAAACTGAATCCCACCAGGGCAACAGCCACAGTGGCCTCTCTTACCCACCCACAAGGGCCCAACGATTGCAGACAGGAGAAAGCGCCTTCTGCTCCGACAGATCCTGCTCTCCTCTCTGGTGCCTCGCCTGTTCGCTTTGCAGCTGACGGCACAGTTGAGCCCAGAGTAGGTTCTAGTAAGAATATACCAGACCCTTCAGCCTCAGCAGAGACAACTGCTAGTACGTCAGTGGATATGACTCCCTCTCCTTTAACATCTTTATTAACagcagccactttagaaaagcTTCCTGTACCCCAGGTCAGTGTGACTGTAGCACCTACCGGATCAGCTCCGTCCTCGAGCACTTTGCCAGTAGCTTCTAGCCTTAAAACTCCAGGAACTTCTTCAAATATGAATGGACCCATTTCAAGGCCAAGCTCTAGTATCCCTGCAAATAATCCTTTGGTCACTCAGCTGCTTCAGGGCAAAGATGTTCCCATGGAGCAAATTCTGCCCAAACCTCTCACCAAAGTTGAAATGAAAACTGTTCCACTGACCACAAGAGAGGACCCGGGGGTAGGAGCCCTCACAGGCACCAACGCAACAGAGATCAGCAGAGAGGAAGTTAGTGAGAGGCAGTCTCGCCCAGCTCTACAGCCACTGGGTAAAACCTTGCAAAATAAGCAGCTCCCCCAGGTTCCAAGATCCCTCCAGCTCTTGACAGGTAAGGATCTGAGGGACTCTAGCATTGACACACACCAATACCAGGAAGGACTAAGTAAAGCCACTCAAGATCAGATCCTTCAGACTCTCATCCAGAGGGTTCGGAGGCAGAATGTTCTCCCGTTTGTGCAGCCCTCCCAGTTCAGCTTCACTCACTCAGGTTTCCAGTTAGAGGATATCTCCACAAGCCAGAGGTTCATGTTGGGTTTTGCTGGCAGAAGGACATCAAAGCCTGCAATGGCAGGTCACTACTTACTTAACATTTCCACCTATGGCCGGGGTTCAGAGAGCTTTAGGAGGACCCATTCTGTAAACCCTGAAGACCGTTTTTGTCTAAGTAGCCCCACTGAGGCCTTGAAAGTGGGATATACAGACTGTAAAAATGCAACAGGAGATAGTAGCAGCGGCAAAGAAGAAGATACTGATGAGGAAAGTACTGGTGATGAGCAAGAACCCATCATGGTGAAGGAGGAGCCCCAGGTTTCCCAGGGTTCTGGCAAGTGTGAAGCAAGTTCAGGACCCCACAGTAGAGAGACCCCATCCACCAATGATTGTTTAGCAAAAAAGAATGTGAAGGCGGAGACACCAGTGCATGAGCAAACCACTTTAAGCAAGGAGAATTACCTGTTCCCTAGAGGCCAAACATTTGATGAAAAAACCCTAGCCCGAGATTTTATTCAGGCAGCACAGAAACAAATAGCTCATGCAGTGAGAGGGAAGACGATGCGTAGCAGCCCTGAGCTTTTCAGTTCTTCTGCTCTCCCTCTGACTGCAGACAGTCCCACCCATCAGCCTCTCCTCCTTCCACCACTGCAAACCCCAAAGCTATATGGAAGCCCCACACAGATTGGGCCAAGCTACAGAGGCATGATCAATGTCTCCACCTCGTCTGACATGGACCCTAACTCTGCTGTACCGGGGATGCCTGACTGTAGCCAAGTATCTAGCAACGTAGGTGATGTCATGTCCTTTTCAGTGACTGTCACTACTATCCCTGCTAGCCAAGCTATGAATCCCAGCAGCCATGGCCAGACCATTCCTGTTCAGGCCTTTCCTGAAGAGAACAGCATAGAGGACACACCTTCGAAATGTTACTGCCGATTGAAAGCCATGATCATGTGCAAGGGGTGTGGAGCGTTCTGCCACGATGATTGCATCGGCCCCTCTAAACTTTGTGTCTCCTGCCTTGTCGTTCGGTAACGAGACTAGAAAGAGAACATGCTgtaaaggaggcaggaagggaagggttGACGAGATGTgttttttgcatcctttgggaatcacagaaataaataaggagaTTTCAGTTGTCTTGAGAGACAAATGTTACTTAATCAGGAATACAGAGTGCAGATCTTACATTTTAGAGGAAGAGCACCTTGTATAGTAAGTCTAGGTCAAGCAAGACTTTGTGAATTTGTGACAAGTTTGCACTTACAAAATCATGTAaatatgtcacattttgttttaacgtttttCCAGCTGTTTAGGTAATGATGTATTACTTTAAATTCAGATTTATGTTCTGCTTCATGTGACTCAGAAAACTTTAATGCCATGCATGGTTACAGGAAGCTGTCTCTCTTCTGTCCTTTCCTAAGTGgccaggaaaaggaaggagttgAAGGGATGGTCTGGAGAAATGACCATTCAAGCTGATTATGTCATGACAGTCTGACTGCAGGCTTTACATGGATTATTCAACCTTTGCAGAATCTGGAGTCAGGGTTTGCTCAGTCCCTTTATCTTAGACAGGAAGAGCCTTCTTAAGTTCAAATTTTTTATAAGATGTTAATTTCACAGGTAGTATTTCAGACTCCAAAAGCTCTTGACCTGGTTCTTGGCTTCCACAAACCCGTGCTGTTGCCAAGCTCTCTGCTTGCAGTTTGTGGATCCCCGCCCTCAAGTCCCACTACCCTGCCCTGAGACTGTGAATGTGTCCCATAAAGGGGATGCCTCTCCGGGCCCCTGCTGTTACTGTCGCCTGTGCAGGGCAGCAGTTCCGGCAATAACATCCAAGTACTTTGTCAGTCGTGGAGTTTACAAACAGGTAGGATATACTAGGACAAAAGtaacaaataatattaatgatGGGGTGATTTGAACTATGTGTTTTGTTGGGCAAAGGAGTAAAAGTGCAGAAATTGTGAAACTGAACATACAGAACTTTGGAAAACGGTTTTAACACTAGAAACAAGGTagtctgtcttttcctcttcttgccCAACCCGTTCCCTGATGTTCTGTAGTCCTGCTGTCGCTGCAGGAAGAAAAGCCCTTGGCTGTCACATTTGCCCGTTCTGTTAAGCCTGTTTGGACCTCCCAGGCATCTGAGGAGTATGGAAGAACCTTGTTCTATATGACTCTGAACATAGTGTGCACGCATACAGTAGAAGTTAGACACTTTTCCTGTTTGAGAAAACCTGTCCTCTATTTTGGATTACTGGTATCTATGCACTAGAGATTTCTAATGTAAAGGGGCCTCAGTAAATGGCTAAGGGAACATCTAGAAAGGAGAAATTAGCTTCacagttttgttatttgtttttgttgactttttttgtttccttttttattcttttaaatcttgTCTCTAATGACTGAAGAGTTTTTGAGTACATATATTTAGGTCATGGTTAAAGAACATTAGAATAAATCTACAGCTTATCAGAATTTGGTATCGAAGAATTGGGTGTTGTCAATGTGCAtcttttgcatattgattttaaGTTTCCTAATTTCAAgtgtataaagtaaaaatattattgcAACCTAGTACACTTGTGGTTGTACTTAGTATTCAGGATGTGATATTTACCATATGCAGAACAGTGTAAACTTATTAAGTCACATTCCAGATTAGGAGAAAGTAGACAGTAACACTCTTCCCCATTCTGTCACCCATTCCCCTCCTTGCCCCATAATATACATGCTTGTAATACTTTTGAACCCCATAAGAAACTTACTGCTACActattcttcagtttttgtttttgttaattttttgtgaCCCAAGGCAAATACAAGATTAATATCTGTGTTCCAGTTTCAGCTGAGACAATAGGATGCCCTCCTAACTTCCCGTTTTCTTCGTGGCTTAAAAATATGAAGGCTGCAAGGATACAGGGGTAAGGATTAAGTTCTCCAGCCAAGATCCAGTAGGAAACAGAAACCATGCTTCTGTTCCCCAGACTGTCAGTACCCTGGACAGTCCAAGGGAGGGAGTTCAATGCACCTATTGCTGGGTTAGACTCCCCATACTTAGCTTCTTCACTCCCCGTGTCCGTGCCAGGACCGAAGGCGGTCTGTGCGCTGGAAGTGCCTGAGTGATTCAGAACGGACCCCATGCTGAACGTTAATTACCAGTTTGG
Encoded proteins:
- the ASXL2 gene encoding putative Polycomb group protein ASXL2 isoform X3, with product MFREELYGIPCQVSSRLSQPSSPQSGCPSPTIPAGKVISPSQKHSKKALKQALKQQQQKKQQQQQCRPSMSISCNQPLSLKTVKATSDSVSARPAMWEGKPSDGQSSSPQNSNSSFSCSVQVENPLLGLGKKSFQRSDRLHTRQMKRTKCAEIDVETPDSILVNTNLRALINKHTFSVLPGDCQQRLLLLLPEVDRQVGPDGLMKLNGSALNNEFFTSAAQGWKERLSEGEFTPEMQVRIRQEIEKEKKVEPWKEQFFESYYGQSSGLSLEDSKKLTASPSDLKVKKTPAEQPKSMLPSEASPASTVPVIPQLESKEEVAQAPSPVRKEEHESQDLVPPNSKPTEPLLSSASNTQELGGTVPIKCPKDDELLEQKPVASVEQESEKENHLTTVSNYNKDESQGALVTSPNKPKSPGVDKPGMKPIVETGPQETSMKEPPSALTDHSPESLKRKSCLLQEEAPVSWEKRPRVTENRQHQQPFHVSPQPFLSRADRIQVRKVPPLKIPVSRISPMPFPTSQVSPRARFPVSITSPNRTGARTLADIKAKAQLVKAQRAAAAAAAAAAAAASVGGTIPGPGPGGGQGPGEGGERKPARGGSPDSDRAREPGKGPALELAGTGSRGGTRELLPCVPETQPQSETKTPDQAQPHSVSGAQLQQTPSVPPTPAISGARTSVPSPAHTHAPPPAVGKLSNEKLNPTRATATVASLTHPQGPNDCRQEKAPSAPTDPALLSGASPVRFAADGTVEPRVGSSKNIPDPSASAETTASTSVDMTPSPLTSLLTAATLEKLPVPQVSVTVAPTGSAPSSSTLPVASSLKTPGTSSNMNGPISRPSSSIPANNPLVTQLLQGKDVPMEQILPKPLTKVEMKTVPLTTREDPGVGALTGTNATEISREEVSERQSRPALQPLGKTLQNKQLPQVPRSLQLLTGKDLRDSSIDTHQYQEGLSKATQDQILQTLIQRVRRQNVLPFVQPSQFSFTHSGFQLEDISTSQRFMLGFAGRRTSKPAMAGHYLLNISTYGRGSESFRRTHSVNPEDRFCLSSPTEALKVGYTDCKNATGDSSSGKEEDTDEESTGDEQEPIMVKEEPQVSQGSGKCEASSGPHSRETPSTNDCLAKKNVKAETPVHEQTTLSKENYLFPRGQTFDEKTLARDFIQAAQKQIAHAVRGKTMRSSPELFSSSALPLTADSPTHQPLLLPPLQTPKLYGSPTQIGPSYRGMINVSTSSDMDPNSAVPGMPDCSQVSSNVGDVMSFSVTVTTIPASQAMNPSSHGQTIPVQAFPEENSIEDTPSKCYCRLKAMIMCKGCGAFCHDDCIGPSKLCVSCLVVR
- the ASXL2 gene encoding putative Polycomb group protein ASXL2 isoform X2, producing MREKGRRKKGRTWAEAAKTVLEKYPNTPMSHKEILQVIQREGLKEISGTSPLACLNAMLHTNSRGEEGIFYKVPGRMGVYTLKKDVPDGVKELSEGSEESSDGQSDSQSSENSSSSSDGGSNKEGKKSRWKRKVSSRLSQPSSPQSGCPSPTIPAGKVISPSQKHSKKALKQALKQQQQKKQQQQQCRPSMSISCNQPLSLKTVKATSDSVSARPAMWEGKPSDGQSSSPQNSNSSFSCSVQVENPLLGLGKKSFQRSDRLHTRQMKRTKCAEIDVETPDSILVNTNLRALINKHTFSVLPGDCQQRLLLLLPEVDRQVGPDGLMKLNGSALNNEFFTSAAQGWKERLSEGEFTPEMQVRIRQEIEKEKKVEPWKEQFFESYYGQSSGLSLEDSKKLTASPSDLKVKKTPAEQPKSMLPSEASPASTVPVIPQLESKEEVAQAPSPVRKEEHESQDLVPPNSKPTEPLLSSASNTQELGGTVPIKCPKDDELLEQKPVASVEQESEKENHLTTVSNYNKDESQGALVTSPNKPKSPGVDKPGMKPIVETGPQETSMKEPPSALTDHSPESLKRKSCLLQEEAPVSWEKRPRVTENRQHQQPFHVSPQPFLSRADRIQVRKVPPLKIPVSRISPMPFPTSQVSPRARFPVSITSPNRTGARTLADIKAKAQLVKAQRAAAAAAAAAAAAASVGGTIPGPGPGGGQGPGEGGERKPARGGSPDSDRAREPGKGPALELAGTGSRGGTRELLPCVPETQPQSETKTPDQAQPHSVSGAQLQQTPSVPPTPAISGARTSVPSPAHTHAPPPAVGKLSNEKLNPTRATATVASLTHPQGPNDCRQEKAPSAPTDPALLSGASPVRFAADGTVEPRVGSSKNIPDPSASAETTASTSVDMTPSPLTSLLTAATLEKLPVPQVSVTVAPTGSAPSSSTLPVASSLKTPGTSSNMNGPISRPSSSIPANNPLVTQLLQGKDVPMEQILPKPLTKVEMKTVPLTTREDPGVGALTGTNATEISREEVSERQSRPALQPLGKTLQNKQLPQVPRSLQLLTGKDLRDSSIDTHQYQEGLSKATQDQILQTLIQRVRRQNVLPFVQPSQFSFTHSGFQLEDISTSQRFMLGFAGRRTSKPAMAGHYLLNISTYGRGSESFRRTHSVNPEDRFCLSSPTEALKVGYTDCKNATGDSSSGKEEDTDEESTGDEQEPIMVKEEPQVSQGSGKCEASSGPHSRETPSTNDCLAKKNVKAETPVHEQTTLSKENYLFPRGQTFDEKTLARDFIQAAQKQIAHAVRGKTMRSSPELFSSSALPLTADSPTHQPLLLPPLQTPKLYGSPTQIGPSYRGMINVSTSSDMDPNSAVPGMPDCSQVSSNVGDVMSFSVTVTTIPASQAMNPSSHGQTIPVQAFPEENSIEDTPSKCYCRLKAMIMCKGCGAFCHDDCIGPSKLCVSCLVVR